The Kitasatospora paranensis genome has a window encoding:
- a CDS encoding OB-fold nucleic acid binding domain-containing protein: MSGDIRSEQPQGRFRRMLNRLTSSSEELEAEELRQDTAESGCTPIARAGDREVVTVAGTLRTVTLRPRAGVPALEAELFDGTDALDVVWLGRRSIVGIEPGRRLIATGRLSHARGRRVLFNPRYELRPVGHGSESA, encoded by the coding sequence ATGAGTGGTGACATCCGCAGCGAGCAGCCGCAGGGGCGCTTCCGACGCATGCTGAACCGCCTCACGTCCTCCTCCGAGGAGCTGGAGGCCGAGGAGCTGCGCCAGGACACCGCCGAATCGGGCTGCACCCCGATCGCCCGGGCCGGCGACCGCGAGGTGGTCACCGTGGCCGGGACGCTGCGCACCGTGACGCTCCGCCCGCGGGCCGGGGTGCCCGCCCTGGAGGCCGAGCTCTTCGACGGCACCGACGCGCTGGACGTGGTCTGGCTCGGGCGCCGCTCGATCGTGGGCATAGAACCGGGCCGGCGGCTGATCGCCACCGGCCGACTCAGCCATGCGCGCGGCCGTCGCGTGCTGTTCAACCCTCGCTACGAGCTGCGTCCGGTCGGACACGGGAGCGAATCAGCGTGA
- a CDS encoding response regulator — translation MTRVLVVDDEPQIVRALVINLKARAYEVDAAYDGAQALELAAARHPDVVVLDLGLPDMDGVDVIRGLRGWTRVPIIVLSARHASDEKVEALDAGADDYVTKPFGMDELLARMRAAVRRAEPVAEDGVAVVTTDTFTVDLAAKKVNRDGTDVRLTPTEWHLLEVLVRNSGKLVGQTQLLQEVWGPAYRKETNYLRVYLAQLRRKLEADPSHPRHFVTEPGMGYRFEP, via the coding sequence ATGACCCGGGTCCTCGTCGTGGACGACGAGCCGCAGATCGTCCGCGCCCTGGTGATCAACCTCAAGGCCCGGGCGTACGAGGTGGACGCCGCCTACGACGGCGCGCAGGCCCTGGAGCTGGCCGCCGCGCGCCACCCCGACGTGGTGGTGCTGGACCTCGGCCTGCCCGACATGGACGGCGTCGACGTGATCCGGGGGCTGCGCGGCTGGACCCGCGTCCCGATCATCGTGCTGTCCGCCCGGCACGCCTCCGACGAGAAGGTCGAGGCCCTCGACGCGGGCGCGGACGACTACGTCACCAAGCCGTTCGGCATGGACGAGCTGCTGGCCCGGATGCGCGCCGCCGTCCGGCGGGCCGAGCCGGTCGCCGAGGACGGCGTCGCCGTGGTGACCACCGACACCTTCACCGTCGACCTGGCCGCCAAGAAGGTCAACCGGGACGGCACCGACGTCCGGCTCACCCCGACCGAGTGGCACCTGCTGGAGGTCCTCGTCCGCAACTCGGGGAAGCTGGTCGGCCAGACCCAGCTGCTCCAGGAGGTCTGGGGCCCCGCCTACCGCAAGGAGACCAACTACCTGCGGGTCTACCTCGCCCAGCTGCGCCGCAAGCTGGAGGCGGACCCGTCCCACCCCCGGCACTTCGTCACCGAGCCCGGCATGGGCTACCGGTTCGAGCCCTGA